A segment of the Thermoplasmata archaeon genome:
TCGGTAAATTGCAATTCAACACCTTCCTCGAGCCTCGGCCCGTAAAAAGTGGTGCAAAATCCGTATTCACAAGGTTCTGTGCATACAAAGTTGAAAAAATGAACCTTGCTCCTTCTGTTCTCAAAGTTATTATCTTTATACTCTTTTAAAAACACATCATCAAGCATTTTAAACGCTCTTAAGTCGCAAGATTTCACTCCAATCACAATGAGCTCTTTTGAATCATCCTTAAAAATGTTCTCAATCGCAGGATAAATCTGCTCTTTAGGCCCCAGCAACGTTTTAACATCTCTGAACTGTGATCCGTTATCTAATCTGGAAAACACATAATTAGTGCCTACTAGCCTTGGACCCCACACTTCGTATTTTTTCAGGAGCCAGTCTATGTAGTTATTTATCTGCTCTTTCTCGATTTTATAGAGCATTATGGTCCCCTCCTTTTCAGCTTTACGGCTGTGACTTTCAACTCTGGTATCTTTGCAATAGGGTCTAGTGTAGGATTCGTGATTCTGTTTGCAGGTGCTTCATAATAATGAAACGGCATGAATAGTATTCCTTCCATGACCAGGTCTGTGACTTTCGCCTTTACTTCTAGAGAGCCGTAACGAGACGTTAAAATTACAGGATCTTCATTTCTGATATTATATTTTTTTGCGTCTTCAGGACATATTTCAACGTATGGCTCAGGTGCCTCGCGCTCTAGTGTGTTTATCTTTCTTGTCATAGTCCCAGTATGAAACTGATAGTATATTCTGCCAGTTGTAAGAATGAACGGGTACTCGTTGTCCGAATATTCAGATGGCTTTTTCCATTCGGAGGGAATGAACCTGCCTTTTCCGATTGTAAACGTTTTAGTATGCATTATCTCGGTTCCTGTACAATCTTTTACAGGCCATTGTATTCCTTTTTCCCCGATGCATGAGTACGTAACGCTAGAATACTGTGGCACTAACTGCGAAATCTCGTTCATGATATCTTCTGGCTCTGAGTAAGACCACGCATAGCCCATCTTGTTTGCAATCATCTGAAATATTACCCAGTCATTTTTAGACTCCCACAGAGGCTTTAAAAACGGAGAGATCAACTGTATCCTGCGCTCAGTATTTGTAAAAGTGCCCAGCTTTTCAGCAAAGCTGTAGGATGGCAGTACCAGATTGGCAAGCTGCGCTGTTTCGGTAAGAAATATATCTTGTACTATTAAAAAGTCCAGGCTTTTCAATGCTTTGATTATATTCTGGCTGTCTGGTTCCGATATTACCGGGTTCTCACCCATTATATACATAACCTTAATTTTATTTTTAAGTGCCTCTTCAAACATCTCGGTTAATGATAATCCCGGCTCTTTTGGAATCTTGCAGTTCCAGTATTTTTCAAATTTTTCCCTGCCCTCATCATCATACACTCTCCTGTACCCGGGCAATAGGTCACATAATGCGCCCATGTCGCTAGAACCTTGCACGTTGTTTTGGCCTCTGAGAGGTGCAATGCCCGTTCCACTGACTCCAACATTGCCAGTAAGCAGTGCTAAGTTTGCGATCGCCTGCACATTTTGAGTGCCTTGAGTATGCTGAGTTATGCCCATTGCGTAAAATGCAATAGACCTGGATTTTGCGTACAAAATCGCTGCCTTTTCTATCAATTCAGGATCTATCCCAGTGATTCTAGAGCCACGATCCAGATTGTAATATTCTACTACTTTTCTGAACTCTTCAAAATTCTCAGTTCTATCCTCTATAAATCTTTTGTTTAAAAGGTCTCTTTCTATGATTACATGAGCCATTGTATTCAAAAGCGCAAGATCCGTGCCTGGAATCTGTCTTAAATGTATCTCTGCAAAATTTGAGAGCTGTATTTTTCTGGGATCTGCTAAGATAAGTTTTTTTCCTTTCCGCACATTATTTATAATCCTTGCCCCGATAATAGGGTGCTGCTCCGTAGTGTTAGAACCAATCACAAAATACAGTTCTGCATTGTCAATATCCGCAATAGACGTGGTCATCGCACCACTGCCGATCGTCGACATAAGTCCTTCAATAGTGCTTGCATGACAGCTTCTAGCACAGTGATCTATATTGTTGGTATGAAAAACCTGTCTTGCAAGCTTTTGCATCAGGTAGTTATCTTCGTTTGTGCACTTTGCGCTTGCCTGGAATGCAATTCCTTTAGGCCCGTATTTATCAAGCGCTTCAGTAATTTTATTTACGATAATGTCAATTGCATGGGCCCATGTGATCTCAACAAAGTTATTGTCTATTTTCAATAACGGTTTCTTTAATCTCTTATTAGAAGTAACATAATTAATACCTTTCCAACCTTTAATGCATAATGTTCCAAAATTTATGTCCTTTCTTTTTGAAGGTATAATGTTTTTTATATTTTTACCATCTGAAATTACAATCAAATTACAACCTACTCCACAATATGGGCAAACCGTAGCAACTTCCATGTTTACTTTTAATAGGAAACTATTACTTAACTTTTTTTCTCTTTCAGCCATGCTCTACATAATGGATGCATGTATCATTGTGTGATAGCTGATGCTTTCAGGTATCCTGCCATTAACTTTGTAATCACTCTTTGAGCTTGTAATGATATACAAATTTCTGAGTATAATTTGGATATTCAGTGTTTAAAAGCTCTGCAA
Coding sequences within it:
- the fdhF gene encoding formate dehydrogenase subunit alpha; amino-acid sequence: MEVATVCPYCGVGCNLIVISDGKNIKNIIPSKRKDINFGTLCIKGWKGINYVTSNKRLKKPLLKIDNNFVEITWAHAIDIIVNKITEALDKYGPKGIAFQASAKCTNEDNYLMQKLARQVFHTNNIDHCARSCHASTIEGLMSTIGSGAMTTSIADIDNAELYFVIGSNTTEQHPIIGARIINNVRKGKKLILADPRKIQLSNFAEIHLRQIPGTDLALLNTMAHVIIERDLLNKRFIEDRTENFEEFRKVVEYYNLDRGSRITGIDPELIEKAAILYAKSRSIAFYAMGITQHTQGTQNVQAIANLALLTGNVGVSGTGIAPLRGQNNVQGSSDMGALCDLLPGYRRVYDDEGREKFEKYWNCKIPKEPGLSLTEMFEEALKNKIKVMYIMGENPVISEPDSQNIIKALKSLDFLIVQDIFLTETAQLANLVLPSYSFAEKLGTFTNTERRIQLISPFLKPLWESKNDWVIFQMIANKMGYAWSYSEPEDIMNEISQLVPQYSSVTYSCIGEKGIQWPVKDCTGTEIMHTKTFTIGKGRFIPSEWKKPSEYSDNEYPFILTTGRIYYQFHTGTMTRKINTLEREAPEPYVEICPEDAKKYNIRNEDPVILTSRYGSLEVKAKVTDLVMEGILFMPFHYYEAPANRITNPTLDPIAKIPELKVTAVKLKRRGP